GCATGGACGAAAGCGGCATCCCCCTGTTGCTGCGCTTGCCCTCACCGGACGTGGCTCACGTGTTGGTGGCAGGCACAACCGGCTCCGGCAAAACCGCCCTGGTGCGCAGTATGGCCCTGTCGCTGGCCATGCACAACCGCCTGGGCGAAGTGCAAATGGTTTTTATTGACCCCAAGGGCAACGGCTTTGAACCTTTTTTAGGGTTCGACACCCTGGGCGGCGGCCTGCCTCACCTGCTGCGCCCGCCGGTTCAAGAAGTTCACCAGGCCATTTTTCTGTTGGGGGAAATGGTTGAGGAGATGGTGCGCCGGGACCGGGAGAATATTTCGGAGCCGCGGGTGGTCATTTTTATTGACGAAGTAGCCGACCTGATGGAGCAAGGCGGCAAAGCCATGGACCGGCTGATGACTCGGCTGACCCAACGTGGCCGCAGCGCCGGGCTGCACCTGGTAGCCTGCACCCAAAAGCCGTTGGTGGCCAGCATTGGCAGCCTGACCCGCAGTAATTTTCCGGTGCGTTTGGTGGGCAGTGTGGCCAGCGCCGACGATGCCAAAATTGCGGCGGGCATTCCCGGCACCGGCGCCGAACAGCTACTGGGCCGTGGTGATTTTCTGCTGGTGGCCAAAGGACACGTGACCCGCTTCCAGGCAGCTTACGTGGATACGCAAGAAATCAGGCAGATTGTCAGCCGGATGAATGCCGGGGGCCGGCGCAGCCGCCGCTGGCTGACCGAAGAAGAAAATGTTCAGGCGGCCACCGGCACGGATGGACGCCCGGTAAATGGGGCTTCTCACCCTAAAAAGCGACGCCGGTTGGACCTAATGTTTGGGCATCAGCTAAGACTGATCAAATGATCCGAGGTGATTTATGAAAAAATTCCTATTTGTGGTTGGGATCGCTTTTGCCGTTAGCTTGGCCGTAGTCATTGGCACCCGGATGAGTCCTGATGCCATGGCTGTGGTGGTGGGTATTGTGTGCGGCGTGCTGGCTTCTATTCCCACCAGTACGCTGTTGGTCTGGGTGCTGCGCCAGCGAGATAAACAGATTGAAACCCAGATGGGCCAGGCGCGCTTCAGCCAATTCCCGCCGGTGGTGGTGGTCAATGGGCAGGGCACCAACGGCCATAATGGTTATGGTGCGCCGCCTATCCTTCCGGCAGCCTCAACCTCGGCCGGGTCGCGCAATTTTAAAGTCATTGGCCAGGAAAACACCGAAACAATGGGCGATGTGTTGCCGCCTTTTTGGGATGAACTATGAGTCATCATTTAAAAATAAGGAGATAACGTATCATGAAAGAAGGTTTATTATGGTTTGATAGTGATCCCCGTCGCAAACTGGACGATAAAATCGGCCAGGCTGCGACCCGTTACCAGGTTAGATTTGGCCGCCGCCCGACTGTTTGTTACCTGAATGTGGCCGACCTGGATGGCCAACCCGGCGAGGTTAAAGGCATTCGCCTACAAGCGGTGTCGAATGTGCTGCGCCATCATTTTTGGGTTGGCGTGGAAAATGAATCGGCTATGGCCAAAGCGGCCTGACAGGAGAGAATCGTGTCCATTCAATTTCAATCATCTGTTTTGTTTGTGCAAGATATTGCCGCGTCCTGTAACTTCTATGAAACACTGCTGGACCAAGAAGTGGACATGGACTTTGGCCCTAACATTGGCTTTAAAGGCGGCTTTGCCATCTGGCAAATAGACCACGCCGCCCAAATAATTCATGAAAGCCTGGCCAATGGTGAAGGCCAACTGGGGCGC
The genomic region above belongs to Anaerolineae bacterium and contains:
- a CDS encoding DNA translocase FtsK, with the translated sequence MLEQSSQPIHWENLDQETYMRRVLEYQADQIEMVLTSHRVHGRVTGGVVTPRWVSYQVLPEVSTKVSRIVALSEELALRLGAQRVRVSRQGAAVQVDVPREHGEVVRLINLCRRLKEVPKQTAILGMDESGIPLLLRLPSPDVAHVLVAGTTGSGKTALVRSMALSLAMHNRLGEVQMVFIDPKGNGFEPFLGFDTLGGGLPHLLRPPVQEVHQAIFLLGEMVEEMVRRDRENISEPRVVIFIDEVADLMEQGGKAMDRLMTRLTQRGRSAGLHLVACTQKPLVASIGSLTRSNFPVRLVGSVASADDAKIAAGIPGTGAEQLLGRGDFLLVAKGHVTRFQAAYVDTQEIRQIVSRMNAGGRRSRRWLTEEENVQAATGTDGRPVNGASHPKKRRRLDLMFGHQLRLIK